The DNA region GGTGGCGCGGATCGCGACGCCGATCGCCGAAGTGGCCGCGTCCATTCCCGCGACGGCCTTCTTCCCGCTGATCGTCTTCCTCGTCGTGCGCGCGCTCGGAAGCGTGAACCTGGCCGCGGTGCTCCTCGTCCTGACGGGGATGCAGTGGTACATCCTCTTCAATGCCCTCGCGGGGGCACGGCAGGTGCCCGGCGAGATGAAGGAAATGACGAGGGCGTTCGGGCTGCCCTTCCGCCGCCGAGCGCGCCTCGCGATCCTGCCCGCGATGGCGCCGTCGCTCGTCACGGGAAGCGTCACCGGCTGGGGCGGGGGGTGGAACGCGCTCATTCTCTCCGAATACGTCACCTACGGGCACCGGGTCTACGAGGCGCGGGGGATCGGCCAGCTCCTCGTTCGAGCGACGGTCTCCGGCGACACGCGCCTCCTCGTGTGGTCGATCGTCTCGATGGTCCTCGTGATCGGGCTCCTGAACCGCTTCGTGTGGAGGAGACTTTACGCGGTGGCTTCCGTAAAATTCCGAATCGATGCTTGAGCCCGCGGTTGCCCGGACGGGAGAGCCATCGGCCGGCAGGACGAAACGTCCCGTCGCCGTCTCGGTCCGGTCGGTGACGAAGGAATACGAGCTGCCGACGGGACCCCTCGTCGTGCTCGAGAACGTGTCGTTCGAGGTCTCGGGGGGAGAGTTCCTCGCCGTCGTCGGACCCTCGGGCTGCGGAAAATCGACGCTGCTCCGGATCATGGCGGGACTCATCCCGCCGACGTCGGGCGAGGTGCTCTACAACGGCGAGCCTCAGCGGGCGGTCAACCTCGACTGCGCGATGGTCTTCCAGTCGTTCGCCCTGCTGCCGTGGCTGACGGTGATGGAGAACGTCGAGATCGGCCTCGAGGCCCGCGGTCTCCCCTCCGACGAACGGCGCCGGCGGGCGAATTTCTACATCGACAAGGTCGGACTCGACGGCTACGAGGAGGCGTACCCGCGGGAGCTCTCCGGAGGGATGAAGCAGCGCGTCGGCTTCGCGCGCGCGCTCGCGGTCGAGCCCCAGGTCCTGCTGATGGACGAGCCGTTCTCGGCGCTCGACGCCCTGACGACGATCAACCTGCGGGAGGAGCTGATCGACCTCTTCCGGGATCCCGAGATCCGCATCTCGATCGCGGTGCTCGTCACCCACACGATCGAGGAGGCGGTCGAGCTCGCCGACCGGGTGATCGTGCTCTCGTCGCACCCGGGGCAGATCGTCACCGACCGGCGGATCGAACTCCCGCGGCCCCGCGACCGCCGCGACGCCGCTTTCAACGAGATCGTCGGCGAGATCTTCGCGCTGATCACCTGAGATGAAGGACAAAGAGGAAACCCCCGCCGTCCCCTTCGACATCGAACCGGTGCCCGTGTGCGGCATCTCCCGGGTGCTCGGCCTCCTCGAGACGCTCGACGACCGGGGGGGGCGCGAGCCGATCGGCCGCCTGACGCGCGACCTCCACATCGAGTTCGGCGAGCTCCTGTCCGTGGTGAAGGCGGCCGAGATGCTGGGACTCGTCGATACCCCCGGGACCGACGTCGTGCTCCAGCCCGCCGGGAAGCGGACGATGGAGCTGCCGATGAACGAGAAGAAGAGGACGATCCGCGAAAAGATCCGGAAGCTGCCGCTCTTCGCCGCGATCGAAACGCTCCTTCGGCGCCAGGAGGAGGGCCAGCTGCCCAAGGACGTCCTGCTCGAGGAGCTCGCCGTCTGGCTTCCGGACGAAAACCCGGAGACGATGTTCAAGACGATCGTGAACTGGGGCCGCTACGCGGAGCTCTTCGCGTACGACGCCGACGAGGAGCGTCTCTCGCTCGACGCCGGCTAGTGGTCGGCCGGATCTGGGAGATCGCCGTCGATCCGGGCCGGGCCGGGGAATTCGAAGGGTTCGTGGGCGAGTGGGCGCTTCCGATGGTCCGCGGACGGATGGGCTGCTCCGCCGTCCACGTGCTCCGCGACGCGAATACGCCCGGGCGGTACGTGTGGATCACCCTCTGGCTTTCCCGCAAGGCGCTCGCCGTCGCGGCGGCCTCGCCGGAGTGGGAAGAGGCCCGGCGTCGATTCGCGCGGTTCGGCGTCTCGTTCGACCTCGAGGAGGCGCGGCCGCTCGAGGCGGTCGCGTCGTTCCGCGGCGGGGAGGACGGCTGAAGCGTCCCCGGCTCGACGAGTGGATGGTCGAAACGCACGCGGCGGGGTCGCTCCCCGCGGCGCGCGGCCTGATCCTCGCCGGGAGGGTCTCGATCGACGGGCGGCGCGCCGACAAGGCGGGGGAGCGGGTCCCGGAGGGCGCGCGGGTCGCCGTCGCCGAGAAGGAGCACCCGTACGTTTCCCGGGGCGGGGTCAAGCTCGCGGCCGCCCTCGACGCCTTCGCGATCGACTGCCGCGGAAAGACGGCGCTCGACGTCGGCGCTTCGACCGGCGGATTCACCGATTGCTTCCTCCGCCGCGGCGCGGCGAGAGTGCACGCCGTCGACACGGGCCGCGGACAGATCGACGCGCGGCTGCGCGCCGACCCGCGCGTCGTCCTGCACGAGCGGACGAACGCGCGGACGCTCGACGCGGCGGCGATTCCGGAGCCGATCGACGTCGCCGCGGTCGACGTCTCGTTCATCTCCGCCCGGAAAGTCCTCCCCGCGGTGGCGGCGCGGCTGGCGCCCGGCGCGCGGCTCGTCGTTCTGGTGAAACCGCAGTTCGAGGCGCGCCGCGAGGAGGTGCGGCCGGGAGGACTCGTGCTCGACGGCACGGTGCGCGCGCGCGTCGTCGAGGAAGTCGCGGCGGCGGCCGAAGCTCTCGGCCTCGAGCGCATCGGGGCCGTGCCGAGCCCGATCGCCGGGGCGCACGGAAACACCGAGGTTCTCCTCGGCCTCGCCCGGCGGCGCTGAAAACGCGTGGAGCCCTTCCGCGTTCCCCGCCGGACTGTTAGAGTTTTCCCGTGAAATCCCTTCCCCGGATCGCGCTCCTCGCCAAGCGGGAGGCGCCGGCGCGGCTCCTCGCCCGGAAACTGGTGGCCGAATTCGCGCGCCGCGGCGCGGACGTGCTCGTCGACGAGGAAACCGCCCGGTCGCTGGGGAATCGCGAGGGCTTTCCGCGTCGGAGGATTCCCCGCGACCGCCGGCTCGTCGTCTCCCTCGGCGGAGACGGGACGCTCCTGTCGGCGGCGCGCGCGGCGGGCGACGGAGCCGAAATCCTCGGCGTCAATCTGGGGACGCTCGGGTTCCTCACCGGCGTGTCGCGCCGGGAGGCGCGGTCGCTCGCCGACGACGTGCTCCGGGACGACTTCGACCGCGACGTCCGCCGCCTCCTCGAGATCACGGTGGCGGAAGCGGGAGTCCGCCGACGTCGCTTCCGGGTCCTGAACGATGCGGTATTGAACCGGGGCGCGCTGTCGCGAATCGCCCGATTCACGCTGCGGTTCGACGGAAAACCGTTCTCGTCGATGCGCGCCGACGGACTGATCATTTCGAGCCCGACGGGTTCGACCGCCTACAACCTGTCCGCCGGAGGGCCGCTGCTCCACCCGCACGTCCAGGGTTTCATCGTCACCCCGATCTGCCCGCACGCCCTCACCCACCGGCCGATCGTGCTTCCGGCGGGAAAGCGGCTCGAGGTGGCGTTCGAAGCGGGCACTCCGGAGGGGATCTATCTCACGCTCGACGGCCAGGAGGGCTTCCGGCTCCCCTCGGGATGCGTCTTGAGCGCGGGCGTCGCGCGGCGGACGGTGACGCTCCTGCGGCGGCCGCAGAGCGATTACTTCGCCACCCTTTCCGAGAAGCTCAACTGGGGCGTGTGAGCGCGCCGGAAGCGCCCCCGCCGCTCGCTCGGATCGCGCCGGCCCGGCTTTTCGGCCTCCTCTTCCTGTTCGCCGCCGCCTGCGGGTATGCCGTCTACCGGTCGGAGAGATTCCAGCGGGCGACGCGGACGTGGATCGTGCGGTCCGCCTCCGCCGCGCTCGAGCGTCCCGTTTCGTTCGATTCCTTCTCCGTGTCGTTCCTTCCGCCGGGAATCGCGATCAAGCAGGTCCGCGTCGCCGGCGCGCCCGGCGAGGCCGCCCCGTTCTTCGAGGCGTCCGAGGCGGTCATCGGCGGCCGGTTCACGCTGATCGGGCGAACCCTCACGATCGGATCGATCTCCCTTTCGCGTCCGCGCGCGCACGTGACCATCTTTCCGGACGGTACGGACAACCTGCCGCCGGGCCTGCGGCGCCGGGGCGGCGGAGGGCTGAAGGTCCGGATCGGGAGGATCGCGGTGACCGGCGGCACCTTCATTTTCGACGAAACCCGCATCCCGCTCGACCTCCGCCTGCACGGGTTCGTGGCGGAACTCGCGGCGGCGGGAGCTCCGAACGCGTTCCGGGGGAGGCTGGGCTGCCGGGTCGCGGGGCTCGCGCTCGGGCGCAACGTCAAGGTCCCGTTCGATCTCGACGCGCGATTCGATCTCGGCGGCGGCCGCCTGCACGTCGACGACCTGTCGATCTCGGGGGCGTTCGGAAGGCTCCACGCGATCGGCGAGATCCCGGATCTCTCGGCTCCGGTCGCGACGGCCTGGGTCGAGGGGAGCTTCGATCTCCTTCCCGTGGAGCGGCTCTTCGCGTTGAAGCTCCCGTTTCGCGGCGCGGGCACGCTCGCCGTCGGCGTGCGCGCGGGAAAGGGGCTGCCGGTCCGGGTCACGGGACGGGCGGCGTTCCCGAAGCTGACGGCCCAAGGGTTCACGTTCGACGACGTCTCGGCGATCGTCACGGCGGGCGCCGAAGGCCTGACCGCGAACATCGAGAAAGGCGGCTTCGACGGCGGCGACCTCGAAGGAGCACTGACGATCTCGCGCTTCGACCGGGCGCCGCAGGACTTCGGTCTCGTCGTGGACGCGCGGCGAATCTCCGTCGAGCGGTTCTTCGGGAACATCGATCTCCCCGGTACCCGGCTCGCGGGCGCAGCGGACCTCGTTCTCGCGCTGCGATGGCGCGGCGGGGACATCGAGCGCGCGGACGGAGCGGCGCGCCTCTCGATCACGCCGGCCGGCGCGGGGGTTCCCCTCTCCGGCGGCGGGCCGGTCGCCGTCCGAAACGGCTTCATCGACTTCGAGAAGGTCCAGCTCCGTTTCCCCGCATCGACGCTCGCGCTCGACGGGGGCTTCGCGCTCGGAGTCTGGAAGCCCCGTTTCCGGTTCGCGATCGCCTCGGACGATTTCCGTTCGCTCGACGCGGTGGCGACGAATTTCTCCCGCGCGATCGCTCGCCGGCCGGTGAATCCGTACGGGCTCGCGGGGTCCGGGACGATCGACGGGACCCTCGGCGGCACCTGGAGCCTTCCGGAAGCGGAGCTCCGGATCGCCGCGGAGAACGCCGAGTACTCGGGACTTCGGCTCGGGACGGTCTATGCCGATGTTTCCGTCGCCGACCAGTCATTTCTTTTCCATCCGCTCCGGAGCTACGACGGCGATTCCCGCCTCTCGCTCTCCGGGACCGTCCGGTACGCCCCGAAACGGGGGAGCCCCGATTTCGCCGTCACCGCCGAAGCCGGCAATTTTCCCGTCGAGCGGGTGCTCAAGTTCTTCGCGCTCGATTTCCCGGTGACCGGCCGGGTCACCGGAACGCTGCCGGTGTCGGGGACGAAGAACGCGATCACGGGAGGGGGGGAGGTCGTCCTCGAGCGCGCCTCCGTCTGGGGCCAGCCGATCGACCGCGTCTCGGGTCGTCTGGATCTCACTCCGGGGACGTTCGCGCTGCGCGCGATCCGCGGACAGGTCGGCGATTCCCTTTTCGGCGGCGAAGGCTCCTACGGCTTCGCGGGCGGGACATTTTCGTTTCGGATCTCGGCGGACGACCTGCCCCTGTCGAAGATCGCGATTCTCTCGGCATCCGAGGACTATTCGGGAGACGTCTCGTTTCACGCCGAGGGGAGCGGCACGCTCGAGCGACCGACGGTCACGGCCCGGCTCCAGACGCGTCGGCTTCGCGTGCTCGGGCGGGAGGTGCCGGAGGCGCTCGCTCCGTCCGCGACGCTGACGGTCGACCGCGGCGCGCTCGACCTCGAGGCGGGGGCCCCCGGCCGCTGGACGCTCCATGCGCGGGGACCTCTGACCGGCCGCGACCGGCGGATCGCCGTTTCGCTCGCCATTCCCGACCTGGCGGTTCTTTCCGCCGTCTTCCCGGCGATCCCCCGGGCGCTCGGGGGCGAGATCGAGGCGGCCGGATCCGTGGAGCTGGCGCCCGATCGATGGGAGATCCGGAACGCCCGCGCGGCCGTCTCGCGGTTCCGGGTCACCTCCGGAGGCGCATCCCTCGCGTCCCGGGAACCGTTCGACGTCGCCTACGGCGGCGGGAGGGTCACCGTCGGGAACGCCGTGCTGGAAGGGCCGGGCACCCGGATCGAAGGCGCCGTCACCGTCGATACCGCGCACGGCGGGGCCCTCGGAGGCTCGGTGAGCGTCGCGGCCGACCTCGGAAACCTCGAGCGGCTCGCCGGATCCGACGCCACGCTCTCGGGCGATCTCCAGGCGCGGCTCACGCTCGCCGGAACGCTCGCCCGGCCGCTCGCGAACGGCCGGGCAACGCTCGCCGCGGGCCGCTACAAGTCCGCCGACTCCCCGTACGTCCTCGACGCGATCGCGGCGGAGGCGTCCTTCGCCGGCGACCGGCTCTCGCTCGACGCGTTCCGGGCGCGCCTCGGGGGGGGAGATCTCTTCGTCACCGGCGACGCCCAGCTGGACGGATACTCCTTGAAGACGTTCCGCCTGGTGGCCCAGGCGCAGAACGTGACTTTCCGGTCGTTCGAGGATCTGAATCTCCAGGCCAATGCCGACCTGACGGCGGTCGGCACTCCGGACGACGCGACCGTCCGCGGGGAGGTCACGCTGATCTCCGGAACGTACACCAAGGATTTCGCGCCCACCCTCGCGAGCCTGTTCGGAAAGGGACGTCCGTCCGCCTACGAGGCCGCCCGGGAAACGTGGCAGGACCGCATCGCTCTCGACGTGCACGTCGTGTCGTCCGCGTCGCTCGAAGTGCGCAACAATCTCGCCCGGCTGACGGCATCCGTCGACCTCCTCGCGCGCGGGACGCTCGCCAACCCGGTGCTGCTCGGGCAGATCACGATCGACGAGGGAGGGAAGATCACGCTGCAGGACGTGAAGTACGAGATCCTCTCCGGCACGATCACCTTCGGCAACCCGTCGCGCACCGAGCCGGTGATCGACGTCACCGCGACCGCCGAGGTCAAGGGATACGCGATCAACGCGCAGGCGGTCGGAACGCTCGGGGGTCGCTCGCGGGTGCAGTTCAACCTGTCGTCCGATCCGCCCCTCTCCAACGAACAGATCGCCAATCTCCTGCTGACCGGGACGGCGCCCGAGA from Thermoanaerobaculia bacterium includes:
- a CDS encoding ABC transporter ATP-binding protein, whose translation is MLEPAVARTGEPSAGRTKRPVAVSVRSVTKEYELPTGPLVVLENVSFEVSGGEFLAVVGPSGCGKSTLLRIMAGLIPPTSGEVLYNGEPQRAVNLDCAMVFQSFALLPWLTVMENVEIGLEARGLPSDERRRRANFYIDKVGLDGYEEAYPRELSGGMKQRVGFARALAVEPQVLLMDEPFSALDALTTINLREELIDLFRDPEIRISIAVLVTHTIEEAVELADRVIVLSSHPGQIVTDRRIELPRPRDRRDAAFNEIVGEIFALIT
- a CDS encoding AAA-associated domain-containing protein, producing MKDKEETPAVPFDIEPVPVCGISRVLGLLETLDDRGGREPIGRLTRDLHIEFGELLSVVKAAEMLGLVDTPGTDVVLQPAGKRTMELPMNEKKRTIREKIRKLPLFAAIETLLRRQEEGQLPKDVLLEELAVWLPDENPETMFKTIVNWGRYAELFAYDADEERLSLDAG
- a CDS encoding antibiotic biosynthesis monooxygenase; this encodes MVGRIWEIAVDPGRAGEFEGFVGEWALPMVRGRMGCSAVHVLRDANTPGRYVWITLWLSRKALAVAAASPEWEEARRRFARFGVSFDLEEARPLEAVASFRGGEDG
- a CDS encoding TlyA family RNA methyltransferase; translated protein: MKRPRLDEWMVETHAAGSLPAARGLILAGRVSIDGRRADKAGERVPEGARVAVAEKEHPYVSRGGVKLAAALDAFAIDCRGKTALDVGASTGGFTDCFLRRGAARVHAVDTGRGQIDARLRADPRVVLHERTNARTLDAAAIPEPIDVAAVDVSFISARKVLPAVAARLAPGARLVVLVKPQFEARREEVRPGGLVLDGTVRARVVEEVAAAAEALGLERIGAVPSPIAGAHGNTEVLLGLARRR
- a CDS encoding NAD(+)/NADH kinase — translated: MKSLPRIALLAKREAPARLLARKLVAEFARRGADVLVDEETARSLGNREGFPRRRIPRDRRLVVSLGGDGTLLSAARAAGDGAEILGVNLGTLGFLTGVSRREARSLADDVLRDDFDRDVRRLLEITVAEAGVRRRRFRVLNDAVLNRGALSRIARFTLRFDGKPFSSMRADGLIISSPTGSTAYNLSAGGPLLHPHVQGFIVTPICPHALTHRPIVLPAGKRLEVAFEAGTPEGIYLTLDGQEGFRLPSGCVLSAGVARRTVTLLRRPQSDYFATLSEKLNWGV
- a CDS encoding translocation/assembly module TamB domain-containing protein, whose translation is MSAPEAPPPLARIAPARLFGLLFLFAAACGYAVYRSERFQRATRTWIVRSASAALERPVSFDSFSVSFLPPGIAIKQVRVAGAPGEAAPFFEASEAVIGGRFTLIGRTLTIGSISLSRPRAHVTIFPDGTDNLPPGLRRRGGGGLKVRIGRIAVTGGTFIFDETRIPLDLRLHGFVAELAAAGAPNAFRGRLGCRVAGLALGRNVKVPFDLDARFDLGGGRLHVDDLSISGAFGRLHAIGEIPDLSAPVATAWVEGSFDLLPVERLFALKLPFRGAGTLAVGVRAGKGLPVRVTGRAAFPKLTAQGFTFDDVSAIVTAGAEGLTANIEKGGFDGGDLEGALTISRFDRAPQDFGLVVDARRISVERFFGNIDLPGTRLAGAADLVLALRWRGGDIERADGAARLSITPAGAGVPLSGGGPVAVRNGFIDFEKVQLRFPASTLALDGGFALGVWKPRFRFAIASDDFRSLDAVATNFSRAIARRPVNPYGLAGSGTIDGTLGGTWSLPEAELRIAAENAEYSGLRLGTVYADVSVADQSFLFHPLRSYDGDSRLSLSGTVRYAPKRGSPDFAVTAEAGNFPVERVLKFFALDFPVTGRVTGTLPVSGTKNAITGGGEVVLERASVWGQPIDRVSGRLDLTPGTFALRAIRGQVGDSLFGGEGSYGFAGGTFSFRISADDLPLSKIAILSASEDYSGDVSFHAEGSGTLERPTVTARLQTRRLRVLGREVPEALAPSATLTVDRGALDLEAGAPGRWTLHARGPLTGRDRRIAVSLAIPDLAVLSAVFPAIPRALGGEIEAAGSVELAPDRWEIRNARAAVSRFRVTSGGASLASREPFDVAYGGGRVTVGNAVLEGPGTRIEGAVTVDTAHGGALGGSVSVAADLGNLERLAGSDATLSGDLQARLTLAGTLARPLANGRATLAAGRYKSADSPYVLDAIAAEASFAGDRLSLDAFRARLGGGDLFVTGDAQLDGYSLKTFRLVAQAQNVTFRSFEDLNLQANADLTAVGTPDDATVRGEVTLISGTYTKDFAPTLASLFGKGRPSAYEAARETWQDRIALDVHVVSSASLEVRNNLARLTASVDLLARGTLANPVLLGQITIDEGGKITLQDVKYEILSGTITFGNPSRTEPVIDVTATAEVKGYAINAQAVGTLGGRSRVQFNLSSDPPLSNEQIANLLLTGTAPESAAARGGESTTASSVVGSIAGLAIRPVTSRVQQLFRLDRFQVDPVLQSTAGSGGAVITIGKNLSKDLSVTYSYSAETNAQSIILVEYQIDANKVLQASKDENNVFSIGVKFRKRF